GACAAAGATACTAAGCCCATGTGGAAATCCAAATATTGTTGTAAAGGAGGAACAACTATGGTAGGGCAAAATCCCAAGCTTTCTATGGGACGACTATAATCTGTATCGCATTAAGGATTCAATAGGCACCATGTAATATAAGGATTCATCCCAGATGtgcggaaaaaaaatagataggaatagttacctcGTTACACAAGAATGATCGTAAAGTATGTAAGAACTGATCTTAGCATATCACAAGCATTTCTCGTTATAATAGGAGTGGATCCTTTTTACATACGACTGAGTACGATTCAAGATAGGGACCATTCCTAAATTGCGCGTTATGTCAAAAACACCACTCGTTGTCGTGTTCACGGTCACCGTTTATTCACAAGATAATACAGGTTCCTTTCAGCAATAGATATGATTTCTATCTAATATAAAATAGGTATAGGTGCTGTGAAGAAAATGCAAAAGACTCCCTGGACAAATGCGTTCCATTGTTTTTCAACATAGTAACCATTCCTGTGCTGGGTAGGAACTAATGTTTTCAATCCCACGTCTGACTACTGTTTAGCGAAAATCGCAAGGTCTTATTTTGGCAACAGTGATTTTCTTAAACATACGACTGAAAACAACAGTTTTGCCCAGCACAGAAATGGTTACTGTGTTGAAGGACAATGGGACACATTTATCCAGGGAGTATTTCGAATTTCCACACAGCGCCCATACCTATTTTATATACTAACTGCTGAAAGGAACCTGTAGTATCTGGTAAGTGAACGGTGACTATGAATACGATAACCAGTCGTGTTTTTGAATAATGTGTAACTAGTAGGGCTGTACGAATCTTGTTCGAATTGAATCGAGTCGAATAGTTACATTCGAATCGATATTCGAGTCGAATatcgaatagttcgaaagaTTCGAATAGTTTGAAagattcgaatagttcgaaagaTTCGAATTGTTCGAAGGGTTCGAATAGTTCGGAAGATTCGAATATTTCGAAATTGTTTCGAATCttcggtaaataatattattgcacctaagaaatttagtatttatgaCTTTATCAAATCAAAAAACTATTAGCGGAACCTGGGGCACGAGAACCCCCttcaaaaattaggtaaaatttattttttcattttccgtCGTTATGCTTTGTATACTAGATACGCATgcgctagaaaaaaaatggctgaATTGCAACTGAGTTAAATCTGATAGTACTGAGTATAATCTGAGATGGTACTGAGTATAATCCAGATGTATATGGTTATAATCTAGGATGAAAACCAGTATAATCTAGCGCTGTATAATCTGAGATGTAACTGAGTATAATCTGGGATAAAACTGAGTATAATCTAGATGCAACTCAATATAATCTAGATTATACTGGGtactatttgatttttttttacctcagaTGTAACTGAGTATAATCTGAGATGATATCTAGTATCATCCtattctttccgtgtagtttAATTCAGGTGTGGTTTAATGGGAGTTTcgattcagtttttttttcgcacATTTAAACGTTGAATTAGGgtttatattaatgatttatcGAATCTGCTGAGATAGAATGGCATATGATTTTTCTAAGGTTAGCAACTATCAAATGCGATCCTGACAGGACTGACAAGAAGTCATAAGTAATTTCGTGAATAAAAAgggaattttttctttccataTTCAATTGAGCCTTGTTAACCATCTTTACTACGGGGTTATCTATTTGTACAAAGTTGTTCTGAGTGACTTCTTCAGAAGGCAAGGAAAGAAACGACGTCTCCTCTCGGTCAAGTGATATGTCGACCAGTACATGAAATTATTACTGTGGACAAACCCTTTCCAAGCCGACGTAAGAGAAACCGAATGTTAGGGTTTTTATGGGTCTTGACTTGTAGTGACTGCCGGTTCAGTCCTCCATGCAGAAGGATCATTGATCCTAGAGAATCCCAATCATAAACATACGTTTAATATTTCGTTAGTTGGTGATATTATTCCATTACAGTACGGTGAAAACTAGAAATGTACGGAGCGCGTGTACACCCAAGAGGGTAAGGAATTGGCTTATGTAAAAAAGAGTGAGCATTGAAAGTAGCCGGTTTCTGGTTAGCttcgttacattaattaatcaatgtaCACAAAGTGGGATTGAATTGAGTAGAAAAGAAAACACAGTAGCCAAGTACTGTCACATGACACGCAGACGAATTTACAACGTTTTGTGTCTCGCGCTCTCTTCGCTTGACACATCGATACTTTTTGAGATTTCCAAACGCTAAAATAATTTGACTTGATGTAGCAAGATCTAAGCGAACATGAACATATCTATTCAGATCTAAATTGCtggaattgaattgaaaactattttttatttagatttagtTTGATCTGTTTATATCTACCAATACTTactcttataaaatttgatctgaaccaattcaaagtatttttctaggatacttcaaattaataaagtatCGTAAGTCTGAATTAAATGGATACAAAGTAAGTCAACttaaccaaaaataatttaaagtcacACAATTATTGGtagaaaaagttaataatgCCTTCAAACAATTACTTGTAAATGTATAAATCCAGTGATATGTGAAAAATACCTACACTATATACGACAATTTTTATGAACTGATTCTACATTTTATAAGGGCATTTGATAAGTTATGACATTCGACACTGTTTAACCCcttctataaatttatcaaactcACTTGACTcagcattttttaaaagaagaaCAAATGAATAGAAACTAaagtacatattttattattgtaattagcATTCcgcaatttataaaaatatcaactaCCGCAATATCATTAAAGATATTCAGctaacatattattttatataaaatttaaagtccaTAAAGTACCTCATCCATATTAATCGTTTTTCAgtactattatattattattctcaCTGTTATTAATATCCGCTACCCTAGCGGATCTGATTTATCGTGAGAGTTCACTACGATTCACCGTAAATAGCgatgatttattttgaaattttagtgaCCAGCGGTTATTTATCGTGaaccatttttatttctctgtgACTCATTGTATCACTGGGAATCATGGTAAGTCAGATCTGGTAGAgtatcaataatttcaaaacaataaattgagATGCGAATTGGAGCATATATGTTATGTTCAAAACTTCTGCTCTGGAACTTCAACTTTCAAGCTTCAAGCAGAtgttatgaaatatataatgcGTGACACAGGATGAACACCTCATTAATGCAAGCACAGATGGTCTCTGCCTTTTTCTTTGGCTCAGACATACTACAGCCTGGTCAGCATTCATATTGTCTTATCCTTTTTATGATACCAACATCAAAACTTTAAGTTTCAGGGTCTCTACAGTCAGACGAAACAAGCTGATTTCAGTCCAATGCGGTGAACAAATATTAGTGAACGTGTAACGCATTTCTGCCCGCTGATTGAAGGCATTTGGAATTTTAACTCTAAATAACTCTTGTcgtttacttaataataatttcagaaCACTGATTTCATTTACGTAAATGACAGATCTGACTTTGTGattaagatttataaaaataagtgtaaataataaatagcatttatagtttctgcttaattataaattgcaaatgatcTTTTACGCTTACGCTAATAGTTAATCATATCATtggtcttaaattaacttatttctGACTGGCTGATGACACTAAAACTTCAAGTTCCAATActggtaatgaaaaaaaaatatagtgacaCTGGATGACACGCAATTACAGACTGCGAGTGATTTCAGTCCCGCTTACGACTCGGGCGCCAACTTAACCCtggtctgaaatcgttttgtttcatcttTTATCACACAATGTACTATCGTTAATTAATAACtgttctttttttcattttcatcatATTCTATTAACGTAAAAAGGAATCTCTTATTCTGGCAAcactaattttaataacaattcattgaaaaaagaaagaacttaagaaataaaaaaataataatagtatattgtacaACTAGTTCTTTAAGCTGTCGATTGCCCACGAGAGCAAAGTTGAGCACACGAACGAAGTACCACCGCAtgaattaaacatattttttttttttttattattaatgcgaTATGAGTACTATTTTAGTGCTCGTTATTTTGTTTCCCAAGTAGCTTTTTGCTGATTCGACTGTTGCCGAGATATTTTTGTGGGTTAAACACTAATTTGCATGCGCCTAGAAGTAAATTTGCGTGCAACAAGTTTACTTGTCGTACTCTTATTTACTTGCCACTCGCAGATAATCGTTCAACGCACACAAATGTCGTGGGAATAGTTAAAAAGGCAAACAGCTATTTGGCAAACAAAAGAGCGTGCACTAAAATAGCACTTATATTgcataaatgatgaaaataaatattcttgcCATATCTTCACAGAAAGCAATTATTGATTACTAATAATCTGATACTtcataactttattattagttaatatATCTAACTTTTGAATTCATTACTTTTTGATGGATGATGTTAGTAAGGGGAGAGTGGGGCAAAATAGgctttttaagaaaaaaaaggctTATGTCATATAATTGTAAGGCCATTTCACCCTCAGTGGTCCATGTTGTCCCACTCTCcctactagaaaaaaattagttactATTAGTAAGTTTCGGTAATCAGGtacaaatttcaattatgtAATGCTATTACTTTCATGAATTATATTGCTGTTTCAGACACTactctatcaaaaaaatccatatgggaTTGCATGGGAATCcataagaattaatttagGAGTATAcagatttatataagaatccaTGTAGGAACCCATGGTTATCTGGATTACTATATGGGGTCCACATAAGAAACTGTGGATACCCAGACTCCCATATGGGAATTCATGTAGGAAACCATGTGTATCTGAATTCCCATATGGGAAACTCACATcggaaattttgaatacatggattcccatatggaaATATGAAACCATATGGAAATTCATCCAAAAACACCATGAGGAAGCCTTCATAGGAATCTGTGCTGGATTCCGAGAGGGATTCTTCTGATGGGGTAGCTTTTGAATAATGAATTCGTTAATTTCAATCATTATTAGTAGTTATTGTTCAATGCATGGAGTAATGAATAACTACTTACATAAGCGGGTTTCAGTAGTTAATTTCTGTGTAagatatgatatatattttttaaaagtataaagtaatgattaaactttttatctataatttttctaagttacattctaaattattatatcattaCGATTGATATCACAAGTTAATACTCATAGAAAAgcgaagtttatttttaaactggTGTATAATATTCCCTTGTGcttcttattaaaaaactgtacatataattaaaaaatcagatataaatagaattgtagattataaaagtataatgtTGTGGTCCCAGTAAGAGAATGGACCTTGGAAATCGCCCCCACTATCGAACATTTATAACCTGTGCATGCGTAGAGAAAAATAGGAGAATATATAGTACATAAAACATCTAGAGTGGGAGTAAAAACCGACGACACCCGAAGTTTAATCTCTGGTTGGGATGACAATaccattcaaataataataattttttttttttttaaattctcagtGTGTTTGAATGTTATTTCATTGTCAAATAGCTGACAGAAGAtttagaaacaattttttcatgaagTTTTATGAGGACATTAGTCAGATTGCTTTTTCAAACTTAGtagtttgttaaaaatttaaaaactaggAAAATCACTAGGTGtcttttctaaattaattatcatgaaTCTGATATTTAGCTAAATTAACTGCCACACATTTTTGAGTTTATATGCATTTTTAAGCACAACTGccatttttaagtaattaaacaattatgtatattttaattaatttctttagtGTATATtaatcaaagaaaaataaaaatttaatttaagaaaatagtAAGTCATTATTTCCTGTAAAATATTACCTATtcacaatataaaataagctttcgaattttatttttcagttaacTTCGGATTAAGAACTACACAGAGagaattttttggtaaaagttATCATCAAGTTATTGTACAACTTTTAAGCTGAATTTTAtgatagaaaatattattttaattattaaacaaacagTCTGATTTGTAGTATCTACCAACTATAtggtaaaattcaaaattatttatgataatcagaaattataacttttattatcttaaataattactactattataGACATCATAATTCTTAATAACCtgatggtaataattattatcagcctaaactttttcataaaattttgggggaaCCCCATTtggccccccccccctccgaTGCCTATTTTTATACAGTTATCAGTAGTAGTTATCAGGTCTCATGATAAGTAGTTTGAAAATTAAGGATAAATCGCATGTAATTAATgccaaatttttatagattagTCATAATGTCATAAACTATCAACTATATGCTAATAAATACTCTAAAATAAAGGAATTGCATAAGGCCTGACTTCACAAGTGTCTATGTACTGTACTACAAATTTTGTGAGGCTCGGGCATATAAAACCGGTTTGATGACAAAAATTCATGAAGCCTGGCCTTATTAGTCAAAAACAGTCCCACAAACACCATCATATCAACGAACGTGGTCccataactatatatatatttgacatTGCTACAGAAAGTGATCGATAATTTATTCTTCAATTTTCGTAGCTGAAATGATCATTATTggattttttctctttcccttTCAATTCTTATATTCttacaaaatatattctgattaTTCAAAGTTTACCCGTGGGACTGAATAAACGTCCTCCAGCTACGTATTACTCAAAGTAATTTCATTTACTCAACTCTACTGTGTTACGTTCTCTGTCAAAGAAAATactattcaatattattagttggtttaacttatatatttttatcagagcCCAgtcactaaatatatatataacatactAAGGTACTTCAAAAAGAATGTTTTGCTTTGTTCTTTTGAATGAAGTTTTCTTAAACAGTGTTGAAAGTTTGttttcggtaaaaaaaaaaaatgatcgcGAACCATCAGCTCGAAATTTCAATCCTACAAAGAACTcaacgaataatttttttttccgagcaAATAacctgttgaaaatttttttttgttgttttttaaatataaatgtattgaagaaatttattttcaatatcgaAGTATGCAATCGTGCAAGAAATTTGATTCTCTTAGAAATCTCGAAAGTGTTTTCTTCGCAGTCACAGCAGAAAAGATTTATGGAGCTTTAAGCAATCGTAAGTTGAAAAACTCAGAACAAACAATCAAGACAAAAGTTAAGAATTAAAAGattgtttttataatgttCTCTACTAtttcacgcgtcccacggcggagtgtggttggcgctcaatagccgttatggctctccgttggtcgaaaactgaaaaataaaataaacccagaaaacaaatgtcccacctggagatatcctgaatctccctggactggctgctctgctcaggctgggttagaaaacctagttgggcgccagttcgtgtgccccacgaacaaaattaactcaaaaataacacaacggagaaaaatgaaaattaaaataaaatgaataacaggatagcgatttcagatttaagaataaggatagcaagaaagatagcagtaattaaaataataaaattaaataaataccgggttgatgaccatttgttttaattatccattaattaacaaattaatcagTCACATATATCGCatattcacataaataataattggaaaaatagtaatagctcactgacaaaaaaataatgataataataataatatgcgtATATAAACTTCAAATAGTAACAATActacataaacaataaatgtattgtaaaacccacatctgataataattaatatttcactcTCACGTGAACATAAgtcattttattcaaattattctcaGTAACAATTTCCAGTAAATTCCACTGGcgaatttacggtattttaaaataatattatttaaacgcAAACAATAAAGATAAATACCCCCTCTTGGGtacgataattataaatggtaTTTATACCTTGATCACTCTCACGTGatagttaaataataacttgaggaatcaaactcaaattaaatataataataattcaaattaacaataattaataactcaaattaataataatcaatacgcaaataaataataatttacactcaCTATCCAGTTAAACAATAagtaataactcaaattattaatattaatacgcaaattaataataattcataatcaatattcaagtaaataatagtttatgactcagcttaataataattcatagatcaaatcgataataattcataaataatactcaaataaataataatttataactcaaattattaataaatcataatgaaaaataaccaaacATTTACCACACTCAACGTttggtaaaataatactgaataatttcacTGACTGTACTCGTATTTACTGAGTATAACATTCATgcattccatcatatgcttatgaccaGTTACTAATACTCAGAATTTACTATCGTTCTCACGCTTAggctatatacaaatgatcaccaactcgggaaccaaaattacacgccaatgtattagccaaaaagtacttacagtttacgtattaatcaactcccttggttgcacgctaatacggtaaatgtattttcctttatgcgaTTTAACAAATGTTCAACTAATGCCAATGGGTGTATATTATCTAcacaaaataccaaatggcgacaaatttataattaatttaatgtaacagagcacacacgctactcttacagagactatcccacgtctgaccatggcagcacgtgaatctcacgccggcacctaggccgacgccattttgtcgtatatctcactttgaccaatggagatatacaactgtcgcatgttatttctttttacagtaccaccaacatactacataactgtggccgtgtaatttatcaCGTTCCCGACGCTAACTGACCAACtgtatatttcataattaattgttactaTGATTTACTCAAAAactagtagatttatttataataaataaatctacggatgccaactgttgcgttgacgcgcatgcaccaaccaattcaaaataatcataagcacataaatgaaatgcgcaactattttccccagcgctacaaaatccaaatatatactCTAATTAATCAGTGAGATCTCCTGATTCAAATACACTTTATacctaagaaatcaataacgtattattaacacaataattaaataaaatcttacatgtaaacaaacaataatcataatacaatgtcggatgagacgtgtgagcagcgtgtgctgccctctgttgctcaccgacctgatgcgagactgccgcgatattaaaatatcgtgacatttttccaaatgaaaaaaaaattcattataatttaataccaAGACAAAAGGTGATGATTTTGCAAAATCAGTTTCATCATTCTTTGGTATCTGAATAAATATACAGTGTATTCTTAATATCTAGGTTATGATTAAGACTAATACAAATTAATCCGGttctattcaattaaaattatccaattggtattatatatatattcttagaaaaaaaaattagctacCTGATGGTTCTGACGTAAAgataattctttttaaaacaaaGACGCTCTCCGTTTACAAATTACACATTATGTTTGTGCAAGTGCTTAACTTCATTTGATTAACATCGTTTTATTAGCAAAATCAATTAAAGcaagaattattaatttagcaATCTTACATGTAAATTCGACGATTTTTATTCCTAGTGTCCAATACCTTGAAGATAATCATTTGTAAGATGAAGCGAGAATTAGCAAGATTGTAtaacataatattaataagttcGATTATATATACAACAAAATCAGATGATAGTTATGATAGAAATAGGCCTATCATAAGTGTGCAACAGGGCAAATTGCAAggagttaaagaaaaaaatatcaatggaAGGACTTATTTTTACGCTTTTCGTGGAATCCCGTATGCTAAACCACCTGTTCAGGAACTAAGATTCAaggtttattatattttaatttatcaagaaGTTTATGTGatgagataaataataaacactatatatttaagaaaCCCGAACCAGCAGAAGTTTGGCCTGGTATACGAgatgctaaaaattttggtaacgTCTGTGCACAAAAGAACTCTTCCACACACAAAATAGTAGGAAGTGATGATTGCCTATATTTGAATGTCTATACAACTGATTTGAATCCCTGTGAATCACGTGCTGTTATGTTCTGGATACACGGTGGTGGTTTTTCTTATGGTTCTGGAAATGATGACCGGTCAGGTCCTGATTATCTTGTGcagaaaaatattgttctaGTAACGATAAATTACCGTCTCAATATATTCGGtaaactaaatatatttatttgtatcttTACTATTGATAGTATGggagaataattaaaacaaatgataaatgaaTCTTAGGTTTTCTTAATTTGGACGATAAAGAGGCAGCCGGTAATCAGGGACTAAAAGATCAAGTAATGGCTTTAAAATGGGTACAACagaatattgataaatttggTGGTGATCCCAATCGTGTTACAATTTTTGGTGAAAGTGCTGGAGCTTCTTCGGTCCATTATTTGACTCTGTCTCCTCTAGCTCAAGGTTGTAAataaacgtaattttttttattatactaaaaacaTGTTAATTAATGCGATTCATTAGGACTCTTTAATAAAGCCATTCTACAAAGCGGGGTGGCGACAAACCCATGGGCAAGACAATCACATTCCATGAAAGTACCAACTGAACAAGTGGCAAAGAATTTGGGCAAAACAATCACTGACTCAAAAATACTTATTGAGTTTTTACGAAGCGTTGATCCCCATAGTTTAACCCAGGCAGTACAGTCATTAAGCAATGGTCAGGTAAACTCTAGATAACAAAATAGAAGAAGTTTAAATAACTAACAATATTTGAAccgttttaatttttcctgatgataaaagaaaattcataCAGACATTATATACTTTCTCTACTTTATAGAATAGCTACGTTCATACGAATGAATTCGTACCATCAGTTGATTTAAAATCAGAAAATCCCTTCTTAAATATTCCGATCATTGAAGCCGCTAAATCTGGGATCAAAGTACCTCATATTATTGGTTACAATGGAAATGAAGCTATTATTATTCTTGCAGGTACGAATTAAACACTCTTCTGGTGTTATCAAAGCCATTCATTACTTTGCTTAAAAAACGATAGATTTTCATAGCTGAATATATAAGATCTATACTTGATTATATCTCTTTCTTATAGAACTTGTTCATTCTCGTAAGGATATAATGATAGATCAGAATCTCTTGAATTCTATGAACTTTTTTAAACAGGGTATCTTCCCGAGTTGAAATCTAAGGTATACTTTGAACCTAAATCAGTATCAAAAACCTACATTTGactttttaaaacataatcaTTGTAACAGCTTGAAATGAACCAACTTAGATTTACAAATGCTTGATACGAATGAActcagaatttttcaaattgactCTCTGTTCATCCCAGGATGCTTCCAGATCCTAGTCAACTCATAggtgttattaattttctgataaaatcgCTGGATCACTtgcagcaatttttttttgctagcCTCAGAATTTTTGTAAGTCGACCCACAGTTAGCCTCAGGCTGTAGGACCCAATTCACCCTTGGGTGTCATTAACCTATTGGAGAGATCACTGGATCACTTGCATTGACTCTGCAGTAGTCCGCGAATCTTACAATCTTACTTTTTTGCAGTATTTCTTGAAAGTCCTTCCTTCTATCCAGTTTAGTTAAGTTCGTTTCACGATTTATGTCGATGAGATCTAATTTATGCCTCCATAAATCTAAGTTGGTCCAATGCAAGCCTTTGTATGTCTAATCCAAGTAACATGTACTTAAGCAAGTGTTCTTATATAAAAGCCTTGTGCAAGGCCTATAGTTACAAGTGTCTCCTTCTACGTATGTACCTTGCACAAGATTGTGTAGCAAggaacatttaaaaattgtgcaCGATTTGCTCATGGT
This genomic window from Microplitis demolitor isolate Queensland-Clemson2020A chromosome 6, iyMicDemo2.1a, whole genome shotgun sequence contains:
- the LOC103575351 gene encoding juvenile hormone esterase-like; this translates as MFWIHGGGFSYGSGNDDRSGPDYLVQKNIVLVTINYRLNIFGFLNLDDKEAAGNQGLKDQVMALKWVQQNIDKFGGDPNRVTIFGESAGASSVHYLTLSPLAQGLFNKAILQSGVATNPWARQSHSMKVPTEQVAKNLGKTITDSKILIEFLRSVDPHSLTQAVQSLSNGQNSYVHTNEFVPSVDLKSENPFLNIPIIEAAKSGIKVPHIIGYNGNEAIIILAGLKDKDYAEIEANQDTQLIEANEIQFLQERNISVADFKEFFMDDNEISRENAKQFVELVSAASFTANIYDIVDIQSSIPDIPTYFYKFDHYSKKTAVVQKLFNTDLEGTSLTEDLYYIFNAKILDTRGIKRPACYPIERIIQRRFLELWTNFAKTGNPNCKLSELIPIEWLPVNSSDNYNCLEISENLRLIKQPNILHQIEKFAQNNN